A single Bacteroidota bacterium DNA region contains:
- a CDS encoding zinc-dependent alcohol dehydrogenase family protein yields MKAMLLTDLYDLKQNEKPLIIAEVPQPVPKDYEILIKVAACGVCHTELDEIEGRTPPPYYPVIPGHQVIGHVVEAGKQARLFSTGDRVGVAWIYSSCGHCQYCIGGRENLCADFRATGRDANGGYAEYMVVNENYAHAIPEGFSDVEAAPLLCAGAVGYRSLKLSNLANGQNLGLTGFGASGHLVLKMVRHKFPDVKIYVFARNKEETAFARSLGAAWAGDITDTPPELMHTIIDTTPVWQPVVRALQYLQPGGRLVINAIRKENHDKESLLNLDYPVHLWMEKEIKSVANVTRSDVREFLQLAAEMAIHPEVQVYPLDEANEALIELKNRKIRGAKVLKIS; encoded by the coding sequence ATGAAAGCCATGCTGTTGACCGATCTATATGATTTGAAACAGAATGAGAAGCCGCTCATTATTGCCGAGGTGCCTCAGCCTGTACCCAAGGATTATGAAATTCTTATTAAGGTCGCTGCCTGTGGTGTGTGCCATACGGAGCTTGACGAAATTGAAGGCCGTACACCGCCACCATATTACCCTGTCATACCTGGTCATCAGGTCATCGGCCATGTTGTGGAAGCTGGTAAACAGGCACGATTATTTTCAACTGGCGACAGGGTAGGTGTGGCCTGGATTTATTCTTCCTGCGGACATTGCCAATATTGCATTGGCGGGAGGGAAAACCTGTGCGCTGACTTCCGCGCCACAGGCCGCGATGCAAATGGCGGTTATGCAGAGTATATGGTTGTGAATGAAAATTATGCTCATGCCATTCCTGAAGGTTTTTCCGACGTAGAGGCAGCGCCACTTTTATGTGCAGGAGCGGTTGGCTACAGATCTCTGAAGCTAAGCAACCTGGCAAACGGACAGAACCTCGGTCTGACAGGCTTCGGCGCCTCCGGCCACCTGGTGCTTAAAATGGTCCGACATAAATTCCCTGATGTGAAAATCTATGTCTTTGCACGCAACAAAGAAGAAACAGCTTTTGCCAGGTCTCTGGGAGCTGCTTGGGCGGGAGATATTACGGATACTCCCCCCGAACTGATGCATACCATCATCGACACCACACCTGTGTGGCAACCTGTTGTCAGGGCATTGCAGTATCTCCAGCCCGGCGGAAGATTGGTGATCAACGCCATACGGAAAGAAAATCATGACAAGGAATCCCTCCTGAACCTGGATTATCCTGTGCACCTGTGGATGGAAAAGGAGATTAAAAGTGTGGCTAATGTGACCCGTTCCGATGTCAGGGAGTTTCTTCAACTGGCAGCAGAAATGGCTATTCATCCTGAGGTGCAGGTATATCCATTGGATGAGGCAAATGAAGCCCTTATTGAGCTAAAAAACCGGAAGATCAGGGGAGCCAAGGTGCTGAAAATAAGCTGA
- a CDS encoding histone deacetylase, giving the protein MKALFNSKFLQHNPDSDGEGPYRIEEFQGQTEEVEVNGEEYITLVHPESYRKKIYEACNDNSILAEVWLSPGSYDAACVAVGLTVLASQQNDFAVVRPPGHHAGTNREAGFCLFNNIAIATQKLVSEGKKVFILDIDGHHGNGTQSIFYNSNKVFFFSVHQIYAFPFSGFMDETGEGEGEGFTMNVPLFAGSGDMEFLAAVDMAIKKAEKFCPDVVAVSAGFDGYSKDRILGLNYSLNAFYECGYRVGKSFKNVFAVLEGGYHYDIKKCIDLFMEGINKSL; this is encoded by the coding sequence ATGAAAGCCTTATTTAACAGTAAGTTTTTGCAGCATAATCCCGACAGTGACGGTGAAGGTCCTTACCGGATAGAAGAATTTCAGGGGCAGACAGAAGAAGTCGAAGTAAATGGTGAAGAATACATCACACTGGTTCATCCGGAATCCTACAGAAAAAAAATTTATGAGGCATGTAACGATAATAGCATATTGGCAGAAGTGTGGCTGTCGCCCGGAAGCTATGATGCAGCATGTGTGGCCGTCGGTTTGACGGTGCTTGCCTCGCAGCAAAACGATTTCGCAGTCGTCAGGCCACCGGGGCACCATGCCGGTACAAACAGAGAAGCGGGATTTTGCCTTTTTAATAATATTGCCATTGCCACACAAAAACTGGTCAGCGAGGGTAAAAAAGTCTTTATCCTCGATATTGATGGTCACCATGGCAATGGAACACAATCCATTTTCTACAATAGCAATAAGGTCTTTTTCTTTTCAGTACACCAGATTTATGCCTTTCCCTTCAGCGGATTCATGGACGAAACCGGCGAAGGCGAAGGAGAGGGCTTTACCATGAATGTGCCTTTATTCGCCGGCAGCGGCGATATGGAATTTCTTGCCGCCGTCGACATGGCTATAAAAAAGGCAGAAAAGTTCTGCCCAGATGTCGTAGCTGTATCAGCGGGCTTTGATGGTTATTCAAAAGACAGGATACTGGGACTGAATTATTCGCTGAATGCCTTTTATGAATGTGGATACAGGGTGGGAAAATCTTTTAAAAATGTTTTTGCCGTCCTTGAAGGAGGGTATCACTATGATATAAAGAAATGCATCGACCTGTTCATGGAAGGAATAAACAAATCGTTGTGA